ATTTaggacttcttcttcttcttcttcttcttcatagATTTCTGCTTGAGGGATTCAGCATTACATTATTTCCCTAATTTGTCCATATGATGATGGTATTGGGTTGCTTAGTCTAACTAGCTGATCCATTGAATCCATTGGTATTGTTATCTGTTAAATTACAGCTatgaattaatttaaatttaaattttacaATCTGGTAAATGTGGGAGTCCTGTCATCCTGgaaaatattaataatgaataataatgttttagtttttttaattattatgaaTACACTGGgtaattttatgtttttttttgttgtttttttttttatgtgaaaccttttttcccctttgttGACTATCAGGGTGGTACAGAGGTCCCAGAAATTAATGTATCATATGTAATACATCTGACATTATAGTCTTAAATGAATATGCTGTAACCCTTCTCTTACAAGGCAAAGTTGACCTGAACCGTTCCAGACAAAGGAGAGCAGCATCAACAGATCCAATCAGTGTGGGGGTAAAGGCCTTTTCATCAGTCTATAAACTTTCCATCACTTGTAAAGGTTCTAAAACTCAGTTTTAGACTTCCAGGAGCTTCTTTTAACTCATCACTTTGATTGAAATAGCTGATGTAGTCTCACCTGTCGTGGCGAAGAGATTTCATATCCACATACACTGTACAGGGATCAGGGCCAGATGTACCCTATAATAACACACCAAAACATTCACACATAGGTCCCATTGGTCTACATTTCACAAGTAATTTAAAGTGAATATGGAGTCCTGCTGGATGGTGCACCTGCAGACAGACGGCCAGGTTAACCCTGGAGCCAAAAGCAGTGCTGACGGCCCTGGACGACAGTCCAATATCCTTAAACAGCTTGGAGAAGGACTGTGTGAGTGCGAGGCGAGGGCGTTCCTCTGCTATCACCACACAGCTCCGCACACAGGACAGGTTGACACCGCGGGCCTGAAACACACCCACAAGTAACAATTCAATCCACAGCTTCTTTTGTTATGATTAATGTTTCTACAAGTGCAGTCTTCACCTTGAGTAACTCAGTCTGAGTACCAAGTCCTTTGGTACAGAGCTCCATGACAGAGTAGGAGCAGAAGGTGTCTCTGATGCGGTACTGACTGAGCGTGCTCAGCCACAGAGACAGGCAGCTCTCCAGCTCAAACGGAGGAATCAGGATGGATTGGTGACCTGAGTAAACGCTGAGACAGGAAGGTAACGTGAAAAAGGATGTGAATGGAGATGGAAAACATATAGACCGATATCTCTGTGCTTGGTATGATGTATGCATAGTAAGTGATGATGTAATGTACCTTGCGAGGCACCACAAGACAAAGCCCAGACCGCAGTACGGATCCAGACAAATGGCTATTTGGCGTGATGAGTAAAGCTCACACTGAAGCTTTACGGAGCGACAAAGTGCACTGACTGCTGCATGAGAGATCTGACACAATCACACGACAACCGCAAAAAAGATTCAGAATAAAGTTCAGTTTTCTCGTAAAATGTCTCCAGCAGCCAAAGTTATCTATGAAGTATTTGCAAGTTATAATTTAATTACAGTTCCCTTCCTGGGGTTTTAATGCTTACTATTACATATACGGTATACGTTTAACTATTATTAGCCCCTATAAGGTAGGAACATCAGTTCTGTTAACCCATTTTAACCCATTAAATGcctgaaattgtttaaaaaaacatgtaaGAGTAGTATATCACACCTTGACCCCAGTGAGCATTCCTGTAGTAGACACACTGAAGTCTAGATAAGCTATCATCTCTGCTGTGGGTGGCTTGTAGACGTGGGGAGGCCGGCGGCGAGGAAGGTCATCTGCAAACAAGAGCAGTACAGATTTTACAGCAAAGATTAAGCTTGATCATATCGAGCAACAATGACTTCAAGAGTGAGTCATTAAAACAGAGATTTTGCCTACTGTTACTTTTGTCTTGGTAAAATACAGTCAAATGCAGATTGTTTGGGTATATTACCTGTGTCAATGATTGTGGGCCAAGTTTTAATGTTGACGGAGGCTGCAGCCTCTTTAGAGCGAAGGATCCTCATGAGGTTTTGTGTTGTCAGGATACATGCAGCTTTACTTACCTAGCAACAAAAGGCAAGTATATTTCAGAGAAACAATAATTAAACAGGAGTGACATGGAAACTAACATCCATGCATGCAAAAtgattactctttttttttatataattgaAGTTTTTCATATTGTTTTCttgaacataacataaacagacAGCATCAGCCTATTACTGCAATGTATCTCAAACCCATttccataaataaattaataattatCAAGATTATGAGGCATtagattgaataaaatgaaaagagaGAGCCTGAAATAGAAATTCACATGCAAAATCTCAAAAGCAATCACATCCCTGAGGCATTTCCCTTCTTCGTAAGACAGTTTCCATCATAATATTTCACCAGTTTTTAAAGCCTGGTGGGGGGATGTGTCTAAATGATTGCCCTTAAGAATTTCTCTTTTTAAACTTCCAGACTACCTGGAAAATTTGAAAGAAATTTAGTGAAACTTGATGCCATATAGATCTGTttgatacgacggagtattagggccaaactaagacaaaaaaattacgagaataaagtcataatattacgagaataaagttgtaatattttgagaataaagtcataatattacgagaataaagttgtaatatattataaatatataaatataacttcacaagatgctcaatattcctcattttaacacagggagaagatgctcttctcATGAATTTCtgaagttctcataaattaccactttattttcataatattacgactttattctcataaattaccactttattctaggaattttacgactttattctcagaattttacgactttattctcgtaatattacgactttattctcataatattacgactttattctattacgactttattctcgtaatattacgactttattctcataatattacgactttattctattacgactttattctcgtaattttacgtctttattctcataatattacgactttattctattacgactttattctcgcaacattacgagtttattctcgtaatttttacgactttattctcgtaatttccaattttttttgtcttagtttggccctaatactccgtcgtagtttgaAACACAGCACataacacatgcacacattttttttcaacttttcaaCTTCAATCAACTAAAACTAACATTTATAAATGGTAGAAGTAAATATTACAACACACACAGCTATAGATGGATTGAAGGACAAGTAGAAACAGAGCTCACACATACATCGATAATCATCCGGACAGTAGGCAGCGTAGCTGCCAGGTTCTGAAGGTGTGGAGGCCTAACGTTTACGGGAACACAGCCAGCGTAGAGACACCCGTAGAAGGCTGCAATCAGATCAATacctaaaaaaaagataatgataacaaagaggacaaaggtggagttaagtaaaaataaaataaaatcatccaGGTGTCACAATAACTTCTATCCATGAGTAATATTCAGAGGCAGAGGGAGACGCACCGGGAGGATACAGCAGCACTACATTCTCCCCAGTGTTGATGCTGCCTTTCTCCATCAGCGCTGCAGCGATCTTCTCCGCACGCTTGTGAAGCTGGACGCACGTTGCTGTGCCTACTGTTACACCCTGGAGGAGAGGCCATGTTAACGAACGGGGGAAGAAAAACTGGCTCTCACGAGGTACCATTCATGTTGCAATATCTTATATATTAGATGTGTGGAATATGCTTAAAAAAGATACAGACATCCATCTGAACGATACCTTTGCATTTAGAAGAACGTAGAGGACGTGGTCTGGATCAGTTTGGGCCCTCCACTGTAAAGCTTCTGTCAAATACTGATgctgtaaaaaagaaaatgatgatAGAAATAATTGAATACGCctgaaaaatatacaaaataaaatgatgctaTGAGATTGCATAACTTACTGGGTAACTGCCCAGAATAAATTATCACTTGCTATTGTTCAATAACAACAATTGACACTGCTATTCTGAGCCAATCGAGCTCTTAACATAATGAACAATAACTCAGGATCTGAAAGCTAAAGTGCATCTGCAGCGAAGCACAGGATAGCCACAGGAGGTTTTATATCTTGAAAAAattataacataaaaaaataaataaataaagcaaccatgcaaatttttgtttttgtcagaaTTTAGCacaagcaacaacaaaaaaatctacaacACAGTACAGATTAGGGCATGATGATGAGAGTGAAAATGGGAATGGGAAACATGCCACAGGGGACTATAGTTCTTACCATCACAGTGGGCCACATACACAGCTACATCCAGAGGGAAACGAGAGCAGAAGGGAAGAAGagtccaggtttttttttttttttttttaattataaaacTGACCACTGGTTAAGTTTATTGTTGCACTGGCAATGGGAAGTCTAAAAATCCACTGTTTAGCATTCATTTTCACAATAGGAATATTGCTACCAGTAACATGCAGTTAGGTATATAGGAGGGTATATATTTAGCAGAAGCTGCTTAACAGTGTGAGTTTTACTGTTCATGGTCAAATACCTTCCGGACAAGATCCTGGTCTTCGATCATGCCGAGGTCTCTCCCTGCAGCCTGGGCGATCCGCTTTCCTGCTACCAGGTTGCCGACCATGACGGACGCAGGGCCCACGCCCACTACAAGATAAGACATGAACCACAGAGCTGAAGACGGTGCTCAATAACAAACCATGGTAACCAGGTGACCAGTCTGGTTCACACTGGGCAACATGTTGGGGATACTAAGTAATCGCCCCTTTTTCAGACATAAGATACACATCATTAATGGATTCATTTATCTGTTTAAACTAAGACATTCAGTCATTAATCTGTGCTTCTGAACTGAAGTAActttttttcacaacatgttttatatatgaATTAAATCAGACGCAATGACAATAATGATGTGGTGCTGAAACTAAATGCATAGGTAAAACCATGGAGGAGGGAAGTTTGGACAGCACtgctattcatttatttataactCAATCTGTCAAATTCCCCCGAGTTGTTGGCCAGAAGCCAAGTTAACCCACTGCTCCTGTTCCCTCGCGTCTGTTAATGTATCAGTATTCAGACTTATGCCATGTTGAAGTTGATGGGTACATGTTACCAGGTCAAACTCAGCAACACTGCCAACTCAAAATGTTTCACAGAAGCACAGGAGTGCAGCGAGGGTGGCTTTATATGTGGCTCTAATAGAAAAATAACTGGAGACTGGAGGGATATCATATGGAGGAAATAGCAGTGATTTTGGCCCAGAAACACTGCAGTAGTGAAACTTAAAAGAGACGTGAACTGAACCTAAACTTATAAACTAGAAGACAGAAGCAAGGACAGAGTGGGATACACCTGCAGGCAAATCTACAGGAGTTTGTAGCTGAGCAGGACATGTCAGGACTTGCCACGACATTAGGTCTACTTTTCCATGTTTACTGTCTTGGGTGGGACGAGATCAAAAGTACTTCCTAAATAGTTTAGTTCTTCTTCCAAAATGATCTCTTTCTAATCAGTTGGGGTTTTTTGTGAAACACACAGGGACGTTTATTTCCCCCCAAAATATATCACTCAGCCCTATAATTAtcctcattttttttcctactttgATATTGGATAACCTGGATCAAGAGATCTTTCTCTCAAAAAAGTATTTTCCGGCACGTTGCATGAAACGCACCTGGCTGTTTCTGGCGGGGCTTGGGCAGGTTGGTGACGCAGGTGTGGGGACACATTAGGATATTGCAGGGGTGCAGGTTGCCTTCTAGGAAGTACTGTTTGGTGTCAGAGGTGTGGATGCCACCCAGGGGTGTTTTGGGTAAGGTGTTGGCTGGGACCAGAGCCAGACAGTAGAGGCCTACCTGGTGGATGCTATCAATAGCCTACAAAaagaaacatacaaaaaaaggtTTTGCTTAATACAAAAACTTTTCAGAAGTAAATATTGATTTGTGGAGGTCTTCATTCATGCAAAGTTTGGTGGAAAAAATAAGAGTATGGTTTACATTGTTGCTGGTTGCTCTCCAATAAAAGACAGTGAGAAAATACTGTGAGCTGATTTACCTGAAGCACCCGGCTCATCCACTGGAAGCTGTCTTCTTCGCTGGCATCCGGCCTCTGCTCTGCCACAATTGCTACCCTCTCATCGTAAAACACTGTGATTGAAAAAACGGCGATCCTGACATGCAAAGACATATGACATTGTTTAGATtattttgtggatctggaggtCAAAGAGAAATGAGCATTTTAAAAGCATCCAGAAAAAGTTAGATAAACTTTTGATACTTCAATAGTAGCATCTGTTGTGTTTCAAGTCCACCACTAGATGTCAGTAGTGATCGTACTAGGGTTGCACTTAACTCTCcaaaatgtttcatttcatcttttttcttttttactcctCACCTCCCACGGTACACAGTCTTGACTGGCTCCACGGCCAGAGCAGTGGCCACCAAGTCATCAGCGTTGTGTCTCCTGCCGCTCACCATCAGCAGACCCTCAATCTTCCCCACCACAAAGATCAGACTGCCCTGAGTAGACGGAGTAACACAGAGCAGGATCATTACACTGTACAAGAAGAATGGTTTCAAATTCCCATCGATGTTTAATTCCCACACGAAAGACTTCTACTTACTGGGCCAACAAACCCCAGGAGTCCCGAGCGCACAAATGGAATCTCTCCAATGGGAACGCCATTTGCATTAACTGGTATCACCTGAACACGGTGACACGGACACAGAAAAGGCCGGATTACATAAAGAGAAACAAACTAATTCTCCTCAGCTTGTGCCAGCATATGACGGCAGCAGGTTCATGTCTTCTTTCATACCTCAAAGGTGTTTTTAGTGCGTCCAGGAAGACCGTAGTACATGGTGCCTCCGGCCCGGGAGTTGATTATTATCTCTCCTATCTCGTCTGTTTTACACAGCTGAGGAGGCCCATCTGGCTTAACTATACACATCAGAGCTGGAAGACAAATCAGGATTCATCATTTTGATTTACGTTAAAAACAACCCTGGAATTTGATCACAACATCTTCCTGGAGGATATTACTGTgaatgtgctttttgtttttaaagatgtGCAGTTGCATATTttaagacctttttttttttaatttgcagtgTGAATGGCTTAAAGAGAAACAAATTGTAAAATGGTTTGTTAAGACTAGACAAGGTTCAAAAGGAACTATATAGGTGCAGGCGATTCACCATTTATCTTTAAACCATCAGTTTAACTTATAccattcaaacatattttggtTTAACAGCAAAATTGCCCAAAACTTGCACAAAAGAATTGGTTGTGGAGTGGAgaaatgttgacatttttaaaattcaacattTGAATTTTCTCATAAGCCCATATCTTTCAGATATGCTTCCTGCTTTCCTCTTGACGCTATCCTTATATCCTCACCTCCAGGCATGACGTGTCCCACATCCTGCACAGTCAGAGCAGAGTTCTTGTCCTCCGTATTAACCCTGATGACACCGTGACTCAGGCCACCCATAGAAAGGATGGCACGGGCCGGGAGGGGTGCACCCGGGACTCCCGCTCTAAACAAGGAGATCCACATTATGTGTTTATATCCACCCCACCTGCTCTTACTGTTAACCATCAGCCAGTGCACACAGCCCTCTGCCACCCAGCTGCAGGATTAGACATTATGCAAACATGTTACATGATGATGTAGATGAGGAAGGTCGATAAATTACACTTCACTctgaccttttttctttctttttgctcaGGAGAATGACTTTCTATAGAATggattatccatccatctatgtatacctgttttatcttttgcagggtgacgggggtctgctggagcctatccaagCTTATCGCAAGTTCACatgtacagacaaacaaccatgcacgctcacattcacacctacgggcaatttagagtcatcaattaacctagtatgcatgttttttggtAGAAGTACCCAGAGGAAAcccagaacatgcaaactccacacagaaagacttccGCCAGGCCTAGGAgttaaaccaggaaccttcttgctgtgaggcaacagtgctaaccactaagccaccgtgctgccctagaGTGGATTATGTCGTTTGTAAATTAGATGACCTTTTacctgaaaagaagaaaaatataacacctgaagaaaaggggggaaaaggGATATGACCTCTTTATTTATAGTATCCTCTCATGAGCCTTGGGATGGAAATAGAGGGTGTCCAAGTGTCTTGGGTTAAACTTGAATGAGGGAATGGGTTTCTGTCTGTGGCCagcttttattttccattttacGTAAGGATGACATTTCTCGAGAATAATGGGAGGGAGAGATACCTGCGTAACGCTACCGTCATGGCCTCAGGAGAGGTGGCACAGGGACAAATAACTTCAGGCTTCAGCCCGTGAGACTGAAACACATTCAGGAAGGCATCGCAGGAAGAGACTGACCCTGGACAAGAAGAGACGTGTGATTCAGCACGTTACATCTAATTTGCTCTATTTGAAAAGACCAGGTTTAATAAAGCTTTTACTCACAGGGATTAGCACCATCAGCAACAATGAGCATTCGTAATGAAGCCAGGCTGATATCTCTCTGGTCCCGATGAGCCATCATGGCCCAGTGCAGATCACGGCACTTCACTAAAGCAGCACGAGCTGAACAACAGCAAGAGCACCATGGCATATTagttctattattattattattattattattattattattattattattattattattattattattattattattattattattattattattattattattattattattattattattattattattattattatacaatttcttttttaatattgtAATATTACTCAAGCTGCATGAGTGATGTAGCTCACCTTTATGGATGTGGACTCTCTGTACCCAGGAGAGAGGACAAGCTTTCATTACTGCATAAGGAACACTGATAGTGTGTATCCTGTTCATTACAgcctggaaaagaaaaacagagggTGTTATTAACGCCATCAAATGAACATCAGGAGTTTTAGTAAGAGCGACTGTCTTCATTGAAGATCAGACGCATCATCACCCACCGTGAGAACTCCATGCCACAAGCCCATATCCTTTTTGAAGTCCAGGACATTTACTAAAGTTTCTCCTtaaaagttaagaaaaacaGACATAAATTCAGCTTCACTGATGAAGAGCCTCTCAGGCGATGAGGAAAGGCAACAGTACAACTCTGCTCACCCTCGCAATAGTTGCAGGCCTGAGTTAGTGCTTGACAGTGGGTCAACATGGCCACTTTAGACACTGCCACACCCACTACCGTGCCATCTTTGCTCGCCTTGTACTACACAGAGAAGGAGCATAAGGAGGACCTGTGAACGTTTGTGCAAAGCTCATCGGTGTCACTCTTTGACCATTTTATTTTGACAGGGTGCAAAAACAAAGTGTTACAGTTTTTTAGCAGTGAAACCTAGAGCAGCAGTAAACACAAAAATCACAGTAACCGCCGGAGCTGACGCACCAAGCACAGCTCTGTTACCTCTATATATGAAGGGTCAGTGTTCGCAGTGGGGATGTGTGGCTGCCAGTCTTTAGACGGCTTGGTCAGGTACTTTGAGTCTGTTATCACCCACTTTAGTCGAGGCCAGCCTATCAGAAAAAGTCATTTGAAAAAGTAAAGTCAAACAGCACACATCAGCAAACCTATTTGTAATGAAAAGACATGAGCCAACTCCACCTTCCCTTTTGTATCCATACTATATTATTGCATTTTCATGTAATAAACCATTTAGGATGGAGCTCACTGACCTTTGAACTGCAGTATTTCACCAGTGGGGGTTTTGGGGAGACCCTTCAAGCAAATCTCACTGGTCAGAGCGAGACCAACGCCACAGCTGCCGAGCAGGAAGCCCACCTGGCTGATTCCTGCATCCTAAAACCACCACATatgcgagaaaaaaaaaaacactcagatTTGAACAGAAGATAAGTATGCAATTGCACATACCCTACTGTTGGTTTTCATACCTTGCGAGACAGTGGCACCTCAATAGGTACAGGGATAACTTCAGCCAGGAGGCAGCCATAGAAGGCCACCCAGAACATCCCAGGGTCACTGTTAGGGTACACAAGCGCCACCTACAAGAGAGTTTTGGCATGTTTAATGGGTTTTTCTTCAGTGTGCTATCACCCGAAGATTAGGACTAGTTTTAAGGGACAGCTAAGTTTGGCAGGGATGTCTTGTAACTAGTTTTGGAAATGCATCCACACGGATGTCTTGTAACTAGTTTTGGAAATGCATCCACACGAGGACAGCCGCCACTGCCATGAGATGATCAGTGTTGTTTGCTTTAGGGCTggagctatcgaatattttagtaatcgagtattctactgaaaattccatcgattaatcgagtaatcggataaaaaatatttttgtttagttaaagagcaattataaatatacataagatgttatatgttaattgacatcactaagactaaattatataatacagtaggttcatggctgtgcatttaaaaaccctgaacttacaccagttgaccaaa
This genomic window from Cololabis saira isolate AMF1-May2022 chromosome 8, fColSai1.1, whole genome shotgun sequence contains:
- the dip2bb gene encoding disco-interacting protein 2 homolog B-A isoform X2, with the translated sequence MSDRGSDLSALPKEVRDQLAELDLELSEGDITQKGYEKKRTKLLAPFIIQPPVAPPHNDVQPPVAPSSSSHAPPPASSSRYRERRSRRTHRTGGTRDDRYRSDIHSEAVQAALAKHKEEKMALPMPTKRRSTCVQSPIETRTPPDSSSGSEDESSTRRQSSGLAPPVVNPSLQSPDSWISRTAQGSSTSSSASSTLSHGEAKPHPQAQPQPQYKPQYQPLYQPQLQPQHPPHEQSRTAAVTDMLAHSRIAPAQNMHPPPDVTAVAPPSRGPRVDLPSNATVRGMSKGQARSSMMETADGVPVSSRVSTKIQQLLNTLKRPKRPPLSDFFTDDSEEIVQVPQPDPNTPRPEGRQIIPVKGEPLGVVSNWPPALQAALARWGATQGKSPALTALDITGKPMYTLTYGKLWSRSVKLAYTLLNKLGNKNEQILKPGDRVALVYPNSDPGMFWVAFYGCLLAEVIPVPIEVPLSRKDAGISQVGFLLGSCGVGLALTSEICLKGLPKTPTGEILQFKGWPRLKWVITDSKYLTKPSKDWQPHIPTANTDPSYIEYKASKDGTVVGVAVSKVAMLTHCQALTQACNYCEGETLVNVLDFKKDMGLWHGVLTAVMNRIHTISVPYAVMKACPLSWVQRVHIHKARAALVKCRDLHWAMMAHRDQRDISLASLRMLIVADGANPWSVSSCDAFLNVFQSHGLKPEVICPCATSPEAMTVALRRAGVPGAPLPARAILSMGGLSHGVIRVNTEDKNSALTVQDVGHVMPGALMCIVKPDGPPQLCKTDEIGEIIINSRAGGTMYYGLPGRTKNTFEVIPVNANGVPIGEIPFVRSGLLGFVGPGSLIFVVGKIEGLLMVSGRRHNADDLVATALAVEPVKTVYRGRIAVFSITVFYDERVAIVAEQRPDASEEDSFQWMSRVLQAIDSIHQVGLYCLALVPANTLPKTPLGGIHTSDTKQYFLEGNLHPCNILMCPHTCVTNLPKPRQKQPVGVGPASVMVGNLVAGKRIAQAAGRDLGMIEDQDLVRKLCMWPTVMHQYLTEALQWRAQTDPDHVLYVLLNAKGVTVGTATCVQLHKRAEKIAAALMEKGSINTGENVVLLYPPGIDLIAAFYGCLYAGCVPVNVRPPHLQNLAATLPTVRMIIDVSKAACILTTQNLMRILRSKEAAASVNIKTWPTIIDTDDLPRRRPPHVYKPPTAEMIAYLDFSVSTTGMLTGVKISHAAVSALCRSVKLQCELYSSRQIAICLDPYCGLGFVLWCLASVYSGHQSILIPPFELESCLSLWLSTLSQYRIRDTFCSYSVMELCTKGLGTQTELLKARGVNLSCVRSCVVIAEERPRLALTQSFSKLFKDIGLSSRAVSTAFGSRVNLAVCLQGTSGPDPCTVYVDMKSLRHDRVRLVERGAPQSLPLMESGKILPGVRVIIVNPETRGPLGDSHLGEIWVNSPHNASGYYTIYGEEGLQADHFNTKLSFGDPHTLWARTGYLGFVKRTELLDASGDRHDAMFVVGALDETLELRGLRYHPTDIETSVSRAHRSIAESAVFTWTNLLVVVSELCGSEQDALDLVPLITNVVLEEHHLIVGVVVIVDPGVIPINSRGEKQRMHLRDSFLADQLDPIYVAYNM
- the dip2bb gene encoding disco-interacting protein 2 homolog B-A isoform X4, with protein sequence MSDRGSDLSALPKEVRDQLAELDLELSEGDITQKGYEKKRTKLLAPFIIQPPVAPPHNDVQPPVAPSSSSHAPPPASSSRYRERRSRRTHRTGGTRDDRYRSDIHSEAVQAALAKHKEEKMALPMPTKRRSTCVQSPIETRTPPDSSSGSEDESSTRRQSSGLAPPVVNPSLQSPDSWISRTAQGSSTSSSASSTLSHGEAKPHPQAQPQPQYKPQYQPLYQPQLQPQHPPHEQSRTAAVTDMLAHSRIAPAQNMHPPPDVTAVAPPSRGPRVDLPSNATVRGMSKGQARSSMMETADGVPVSSRVSTKIQQLLNTLKRPKRPPLSDFFTDDSEEIVQVPQPDPNTPRPEGRQIIPVKGEPLGVVSNWPPALQAALARWGATQGKSPALTALDITGKPMYTLTYGKLWSRSVKLAYTLLNKLGNKNEQILKPGDRVALVYPNSDPGMFWVAFYGCLLAEVIPVPIEVPLSRKDAGISQVGFLLGSCGVGLALTSEICLKGLPKTPTGEILQFKGWPRLKWVITDSKYLTKPSKDWQPHIPTANTDPSYIEYKASKDGTVVGVAVSKVAMLTHCQALTQACNYCEGETLVNVLDFKKDMGLWHGVLTAVMNRIHTISVPYAVMKACPLSWVQRVHIHKARAALVKCRDLHWAMMAHRDQRDISLASLRMLIVADGANPWSVSSCDAFLNVFQSHGLKPEVICPCATSPEAMTVALRRAGVPGAPLPARAILSMGGLSHGVIRVNTEDKNSALTVQDVGHVMPGALMCIVKPDGPPQLCKTDEIGEIIINSRAGGTMYYGLPGRTKNTFEVIPVNANGVPIGEIPFVRSGLLGFVGPGSLIFVVGKIEGLLMVSGRRHNADDLVATALAVEPVKTVYRGRIAVFSITVFYDERVAIVAEQRPDASEEDSFQWMSRVLQAIDSIHQVGLYCLALVPANTLPKTPLGGIHTSDTKQYFLEGNLHPCNILMCPHTCVTNLPKPRQKQPVGVGPASVMVGNLVAGKRIAQAAGRDLGMIEDQDLVRKHQYLTEALQWRAQTDPDHVLYVLLNAKGVTVGTATCVQLHKRAEKIAAALMEKGSINTGENVVLLYPPGIDLIAAFYGCLYAGCVPVNVRPPHLQNLAATLPTVRMIIDVSKAACILTTQNLMRILRSKEAAASVNIKTWPTIIDTDDLPRRRPPHVYKPPTAEMIAYLDFSVSTTGMLTGVKISHAAVSALCRSVKLQCELYSSRQIAICLDPYCGLGFVLWCLASVYSGHQSILIPPFELESCLSLWLSTLSQYRIRDTFCSYSVMELCTKGLGTQTELLKARGVNLSCVRSCVVIAEERPRLALTQSFSKLFKDIGLSSRAVSTAFGSRVNLAVCLQGTSGPDPCTVYVDMKSLRHDRVRLVERGAPQSLPLMESGKILPGVRVIIVNPETRGPLGDSHLGEIWVNSPHNASGYYTIYGEEGLQADHFNTKLSFGDPHTLWARTGYLGFVKRTELLDASGDRHDAMFVVGALDETLELRGLRYHPTDIETSVSRAHRSIAESAVFTWTNLLVVVSELCGSEQDALDLVPLITNVVLEEHHLIVGVVVIVDPGVIPINSRGEKQRMHLRDSFLADQLDPIYVAYNM
- the dip2bb gene encoding disco-interacting protein 2 homolog B-A isoform X3; translated protein: MSDRGSDLSALPKEVRDQLAELDLELSEGDITQKGYEKKRTKLLAPFIIQPPVAPPHNDVQPPVAPSSSSHAPPPASSSRYRERRSRRTHRTGGTRDDRYRSDIHSEAVQAALAKHKEEKMALPMPTKRRSTCVQSPIETRTPPDSSSGSEDESSTRRQSSGLAPPVVNPSLQSPDSWISRTAQGSSTSSSASSTLSHGEAKPHPQAQPQPQYKPQYQPLYQPQLQPQHPPHEQSRTAAVTDMLAHSRIAPAQNMHPPPDVTAVAPPSRGPRVDLPSNATVRGMSKGQARSSMMETADGRSNMQRVPVSSRVSTKIQQLLNTLKRPKRPPLSDFFTDDSEEIVQVPQPDPNTPRPEGRQIIPVKGEPLGVVSNWPPALQAALARWGATQGKSPALTALDITGKPMYTLTYGKLWSRSVKLAYTLLNKLGNKNEQILKPGDRVALVYPNSDPGMFWVAFYGCLLAEVIPVPIEVPLSRKDAGISQVGFLLGSCGVGLALTSEICLKGLPKTPTGEILQFKGWPRLKWVITDSKYLTKPSKDWQPHIPTANTDPSYIEYKASKDGTVVGVAVSKVAMLTHCQALTQACNYCEGETLVNVLDFKKDMGLWHGVLTAVMNRIHTISVPYAVMKACPLSWVQRVHIHKARAALVKCRDLHWAMMAHRDQRDISLASLRMLIVADGANPWSVSSCDAFLNVFQSHGLKPEVICPCATSPEAMTVALRRAGVPGAPLPARAILSMGGLSHGVIRVNTEDKNSALTVQDVGHVMPGALMCIVKPDGPPQLCKTDEIGEIIINSRAGGTMYYGLPGRTKNTFEVIPVNANGVPIGEIPFVRSGLLGFVGPGSLIFVVGKIEGLLMVSGRRHNADDLVATALAVEPVKTVYRGRIAVFSITVFYDERVAIVAEQRPDASEEDSFQWMSRVLQAIDSIHQVGLYCLALVPANTLPKTPLGGIHTSDTKQYFLEGNLHPCNILMCPHTCVTNLPKPRQKQPVGVGPASVMVGNLVAGKRIAQAAGRDLGMIEDQDLVRKHQYLTEALQWRAQTDPDHVLYVLLNAKGVTVGTATCVQLHKRAEKIAAALMEKGSINTGENVVLLYPPGIDLIAAFYGCLYAGCVPVNVRPPHLQNLAATLPTVRMIIDVSKAACILTTQNLMRILRSKEAAASVNIKTWPTIIDTDDLPRRRPPHVYKPPTAEMIAYLDFSVSTTGMLTGVKISHAAVSALCRSVKLQCELYSSRQIAICLDPYCGLGFVLWCLASVYSGHQSILIPPFELESCLSLWLSTLSQYRIRDTFCSYSVMELCTKGLGTQTELLKARGVNLSCVRSCVVIAEERPRLALTQSFSKLFKDIGLSSRAVSTAFGSRVNLAVCLQGTSGPDPCTVYVDMKSLRHDRVRLVERGAPQSLPLMESGKILPGVRVIIVNPETRGPLGDSHLGEIWVNSPHNASGYYTIYGEEGLQADHFNTKLSFGDPHTLWARTGYLGFVKRTELLDASGDRHDAMFVVGALDETLELRGLRYHPTDIETSVSRAHRSIAESAVFTWTNLLVVVSELCGSEQDALDLVPLITNVVLEEHHLIVGVVVIVDPGVIPINSRGEKQRMHLRDSFLADQLDPIYVAYNM